The Orrella daihaiensis genome contains the following window.
TTGAACCTGGTGAATACCCCACTGGCCGGTGTAGATGGCCATGAGTGAATTGGTAAAGAGGCTATCGTTGTCAAACGTCACGGGTGCCCCGTATGAATAGGCGTCTACCGATTGTTCTAGCCGCTCTGCGCCGATCGTCAGATATTGCGTGTCCGTTAATTCGAATCGGTTTAGCCATTGATATTGTTGTTGCTTTGAGCGGAAATAGCCGTCGCCTGCTCCCATGGGATTGTTCTGGGTCTCGTTTTTTTCGCTCATGAAACTAGCCGAGAGTGTGCTTAGCCAACGCTCATTGATTTGGTTGCGCGAGGTAACAATGGTGCTACCTAGCGTCTGGATGCCGCGATCATTAAAGTCTCGATCAAGGGTGTCGAATCCGCCATTGACTCGTGACTGTAAAGTTTGAATTGAAAGTGTTTGACCTTCGGCCCAGGTGTAGCCGAGTTGCCCGCCAATATCTGACTCGTAATAAGAATCGCTGTCTGGTGTCACCGCAAATGGATAATCCCCATTGGTCGCATCAAAACCATGACTTTGACCGTAACCGCCATACAGGCTGTACGTCCAGCCGTTCTGGCTTCCAGACAACGAGGCACTATATTTGCTGGTCGCGTAGGTCCCCACGCCGGCATTGGCCTCGAACTGTAGGGGACGGTCACCCGCTTGGCGGGTAATGACGTTAATGACGCCACCGATCGCATCGGCGCCGTAGATACTGCTGGCGGCACCTCGCATGATCTCAATGCGTTCAATGGCATTGAGCGGGATGGCATTCAGAATCGGCAAGCCGTTGGTTGGCGAGTTCACCCGCATACCGTCAACCAATACCAGACTTTGCTTGCTGTTGGTGCCGCGCACGTTGATGGCTGAGACCGTTTGTGGGCCGCCTCGGTTTATGTAGGTGATCCCATGTTGGCGCGACAGGACTTCAGCGAACGATGTGTCGGGGGTTTGATTCAGAACCTCGCGCGTAATGACAGAGTTGTCGCCGATGGTCGCTTGAACGGGCTCCGGACTGCGGGTTGCCGTCACGATAATCGGGTCTAGTTCGATCGGTGAGGTAAGGCTGTTTTGCGCGAACGCGCAAGTACTAATGACGCAGGCGACCGTGGCGGTCGTGCGCGTGGCGATGGAAAAATACATACGTTTCTCTTGATGTGGACGTGCGTCCCCGCATGTCCGGTCAATCACAGGATCCGAGCGCTTGTCTGACGCGCGTCTCCACCCGCTATGGCCGGTATCGGGCTGGCATCGCTGACACATTTGTCTGATGCTGA
Protein-coding sequences here:
- a CDS encoding TonB-dependent receptor domain-containing protein yields the protein MYFSIATRTTATVACVISTCAFAQNSLTSPIELDPIIVTATRSPEPVQATIGDNSVITREVLNQTPDTSFAEVLSRQHGITYINRGGPQTVSAINVRGTNSKQSLVLVDGMRVNSPTNGLPILNAIPLNAIERIEIMRGAASSIYGADAIGGVINVITRQAGDRPLQFEANAGVGTYATSKYSASLSGSQNGWTYSLYGGYGQSHGFDATNGDYPFAVTPDSDSYYESDIGGQLGYTWAEGQTLSIQTLQSRVNGGFDTLDRDFNDRGIQTLGSTIVTSRNQINERWLSTLSASFMSEKNETQNNPMGAGDGYFRSKQQQYQWLNRFELTDTQYLTIGAERLEQSVDAYSYGAPVTFDNDSLFTNSLMAIYTGQWGIHQVQASVRNDYNSQYGNFTTGSLGYAIDITRAWRANISANTAFRAPTFNELYYPGFSNPNLEPERSRNIEFGLTYRHSSGELGLTGYYNQIKDLIVSQAPSYIPDNVDTAVIKGLTLTATQVIGRNTVINASYDLLSPYNTTNDELLPFNAQRVLRVGGTHQMGEFEVNADWYLTSSRQDGAYTLGGYGLFNLGASYAVDKHLQLQVQWNNVFGKNYTLVRGFNTPGSNVFFNVKATY